The region gtttgagtgtatttgttgctgctattcctctcttgaccgaaattacctactgtacctttaatataCATTTGTATCAGTCCAATTCTTAAATTTCTAGCAATAGCTTAGAGGCCTCAGGTGtctaatataatattttgtttATGAAACAGTTCAGACAAAGGTCTTCAGTGTTGATGATAGATTTGACCGAGTAGATCCAGTCACAGGTTTTCTTTTCTGCTCAAAGACCTCCTTAACTTTTTTCCTGAAGTTCTTTCCGACAATCACATATAGAATGGGATTCAACACACTGTTACTAAAAGCCAGGTAGGTGAACACCTGGTTGCTAATCTCAAGGCCATTGTCCAGTTCACATCCTTCCAGATCCATGATTCGAATGATGACGTCGAGAAAGGTGACGAGGTGGAACGGAACCCAGCAAAACATAAACGCCAGCAACACGCAGAGCACCAGGAGAGTGGCCTTCTTTTCCGTCCTCACCGCGTTGAACCTGTTCAAGTCCTGATTCTTCAAGGCCTGGATGATCTTAAACGTGCAGCAGGAGATGACCGACAGGGGTATGACGAACCCCAAGAAGACGAGGAGCAGGTCGCAGGTCACCTCCACTGCAAATGATGGGTAATCCAGGATGCAAGCATTGACGTCGTAATCTTTAATGTACTCCACCTTCCTGTACAAGAACACGGGGATGCTCATCATAATCCCCAGGCCCCAGACGGCCAGGCAGCTCAGTTTGGCGTAGGAGGGCCGGCGCATCCGCCCGTGGGACATGGTATGGACCAACGCCACGTAGCGGTCGAAGCTCACCAGAACCAGACTGTAGACGCTGCAGTACATGTTGGTCTTGATGCCCACGTTGACCAGGCGACACATCACCTGCCCGAACTGCCAGTCGAACTCGTTCCACACGTTTATGGCCCAGAAGGGGAGGCAGGAGACGAAGATCAAGTCTGCAAAAGCCAGGTTGCTCAGGTAGATTTCGGCCACCGTGCAGGACTTTTTGTGCAGGAAGAAGATGGACAGGACGAAGACGTTCCCAACGATGCCCAGCACGCAGATGACCATCATATAAACTGGCTGCATGGTGTACAGCCATTCCCAGGCCTCTaagctgcagttgttgtcttTTGGAGTTGGCCAAACTGTGGAGTTGGCCATTGTGAGGGGTGAAGTTGTCATCTCTGTGATGTTGGAGCCCATGTTGCAACTGTGAAGACTGCAATGAAACGAAATGAAAGTCATTGACTTGAATATGAATTCAATATGTTTTCAAATATGgagatgtactgtactgtgcaatgaGTTGATAGAAAAACAGCAtagaaagcaaaacaaaacatgaataaatatgaagcaCAGAGCAAAATAAAACACTATTTTACACTTTGGCATGGCCACCATTCTGTACTGCCCCATAACATCACTCGTCCCAAGCGCGCTGGAAAATACATAAGCCAATACACACCATGCATTTGAATATGAACAATGACAACTAGAATGAATTATGTTCCCTGTCTGCTTCCTGGAAACTTTCTATCTTTGTATCTTCAGTGAACTTAATCATTTCAGATATATTGCTACTGTGCATTGCCTTTTGGTGCTGTCTGTTTTAGTCTTTAAACAATTCACTTTTCCAGTTTCTaagcaaaatgtatttaattgcgCTAGATATGGAAATTTGCTAAAAATGTGGAGCATAACCTTGCCTGCAGAATGTActtgtaattattattagatATTGGAGAAGTACATTTGAACCAGAGAGGCTGTTTTTATTACTATGGCACTGCTGCTGTACACTTCTCCTTTAGGACATGTGTTTACATGACTTTACAGAGGCATGACTGAAGATGTCACGGGAATTTCCGATCCGGTGGGCCAGTCGGCACACTGCAGCATGGTTTCCATTGGCTCATATGCTTGCTGTGACTCATCAGCAGACACTGATGTCTAATATTGTCAGGAcattgtgtattattatcacaaaattatttttagcCCTACTATTTAGATTTTCTCCCTAAAGGAAATATGAATTTCCCCCATTCCTTCGCATATATGCGAAtgtgacctggcataacaccactcgattacgccaccttgggaattacaCCCAAGGAAATAGTTGTAAGAATCGAGGATtggtgatcaatccccacataggtaggttcaactaaatgaacaagcagagacgtgGATTCAATAAGTTTATTTGTTACAATCATAAAAACGCAAtagaaaaacccacacaaaaacccacagcaTCCCCAAACTTATAATATTAGCCGGTAGGTCTTCCCCGCTGCTAGGGGGCGCTACTGGATGCGTGCGGGTATGGGtccgtggagggtggaggacttaccggaagtggaaccgaaaggtcactcactcgtgaaggtgccagcagacatgcacacacacgcactgtaaatCGTTGAGATACAGACACGGTGAAtcaaatattctacttctacacacacgCTATAACATGCAATGAAAAGAACGGCACCACTTCCGACGGCGCCGTAGCGACCTCCACgccaacccagatcccaaaccacgcactgcaacgtagACAGTAAGCCGCCCCAAAGCCACAACTCGATCGACAGTTGGTTTGTCAGGAAAAGGTGGGTATTGTAGCGCATTTTAACTGTGACATTACCTTGGAAGCTAAatgattaaaagattaaaagaaaTACCTCAATAGGCTATGCACGTGCAGAGTCTCAAGCTCCACCACCTCGTCTATGGCGACCTACAATAAATAATTCTCATCAGGCTTACATGGAACATTACGTGGCTGCAagtaacagagcaaactgcaacataccTTGAAATCATACAAGAACTTGTATACCAGAACAGGGAGGAACAAGAACCACAACcaggtaaggcatttccttgtacctcgttactgcagcctctttatAGGCCCCCATAAATGATTGATATGTACGTCAGTAAACCAGATACGGGCATGCACATTCACCTAGCTGATTCGTTAGTTAGGGTGTTTAGTACTCTGTAACTTGTAACCCTTTACACAAGATATCTGAATATATgaagaagaaaacatttaatttgatcagACAACAAATGGTAGAAAATTTATGAAATTGCTTGTATTGCTTACAGTAAGTTAACTGCATTGAGtagccatgcataaaaagttaATTGGTGATGTGATTATTCATCCAGATTTTAATCC is a window of Conger conger chromosome 1, fConCon1.1, whole genome shotgun sequence DNA encoding:
- the bdkrb2 gene encoding B2 bradykinin receptor, encoding MGSNITEMTTSPLTMANSTVWPTPKDNNCSLEAWEWLYTMQPVYMMVICVLGIVGNVFVLSIFFLHKKSCTVAEIYLSNLAFADLIFVSCLPFWAINVWNEFDWQFGQVMCRLVNVGIKTNMYCSVYSLVLVSFDRYVALVHTMSHGRMRRPSYAKLSCLAVWGLGIMMSIPVFLYRKVEYIKDYDVNACILDYPSFAVEVTCDLLLVFLGFVIPLSVISCCTFKIIQALKNQDLNRFNAVRTEKKATLLVLCVLLAFMFCWVPFHLVTFLDVIIRIMDLEGCELDNGLEISNQVFTYLAFSNSVLNPILYVIVGKNFRKKVKEVFEQKRKPVTGSTRSNLSSTLKTFV